AAGTGTGAAAACTTGAAGTTGGAGACCATTTGAATCATCACCAACTGGTTTAGGAACTTCTGTTAAAATTGTTTCAAATAGAGGAGTTAAGTTTTCATTTGCATCTTCTAAAGCAAGTTTTGCATAACCATCTCTTGCTGCTGCATATACAACTGGAAACTCTAGTTGTGATTCACTTGCACCCATTTGATCAAAAAGGTCAAATACTTCATCAACAACTCTATCTGGATCTCCACCTGGTTTATCAATTTTGTTAATAACAACAATTGGTCTATGTCCTAGTTGAAGTGCTTTTTTAACAACAAACTTAGTTTGTGGCATAACACCTTCTTGTGCATCAACAAGTAATAAAACAGAATCAACCATTTTTAAAACCCTCTCAACTTCACCACCAAAATCGGCGTGTCCTGGAGTGTCAATAATGTTAATTCTTACATCCTTATAGTCAATAGCTGTATTTTTAGAAAGGATTGTAATACCTCTTTCTTTTTCAATAGCATTACTATCCATAACTCTTTCATCTACATGCGTATGGGCTGCGAAAGTTCCTGATTGTTTTAACAACTCATCAACTAATGTTGTTTTACCGTGGTCAACGTGTGCGATTACGGCAATATTTCTTATGTCTCTCATATATTCTCTTTAGATATTAATTTTCGCGATTATACTAAAAAAATGCTTAAGTTTTATCATTTTGAGTAATATAAAATGAATTTATTTTTTTTATTTGTCAAAAGGGTAAAATATATTTTACCTTTTTACATAAAAATAAGATTCTTTTTGTTAAGATGCGTCTCAGATTTGTGGCACAAATAGATATGATTTTTCTCGTTCATATCACTCTTCAATAACTTAATTCTTTTACTCTTTAAAAGAAACTTTCAAAATAAAATATATTGTTAAGGAGACTTTGCATGGATTATTTCAAGCAATTTAAACAAAAGTACATGGTAGCTTTTTGGCGTCCATTACCAGCTGTAATAGCTTTAGGAGTTTTAGCAGCTTATTATTTCGGTATTACAGGTACTTATTGGGCTGTTACTGGTGAATTTACAAGATGGGGTGGTCACATCTTACAACTTTTTGGTAGACCTTAGTTCTTGGGGTTATTATAAAATCATGGGTATGCAAGGAAATAGTTTCACCCGTGTTGATGGTGTTATGATTATAGGAATGTTTGCAGGTTGTATTGCAGCAGCATTTTGGGGTAATAATGTAAAACTTAGAATGCCTGCAAGTAAAATTAGAATCTTTCAAGCCCTTTTTGGTGGTATTATCGCAGGATTTGGAGCAAGACTTGGTATGGGTTGTAACTTGGCAAGCCTTTTTACTGGTATTCCACAATTTTCACTACATGCTTGGTTATTTACTCTTGCTATGATTGTAGGTGTTTATATAGGTGCTAGAGTAACTTTATTGCCTTTTTTTCAATCTAAAATGAAAATGCAAAAAGTCTCTTGTTCTACTACTTTAAATACCGATACTAAAAATGTAAAATCACTTTTTACAATTGGTACTCTTGTTTTTATTGCTATGATTATTTGGGCATTATATTTAATTTTTATTCAACAAACTACTAAATTAGGTATTGCGATGTTATTTGGTGCTGGATTTGGTCTTTTAATTGCAAAAGCTCAAATTTGTTTTACATCTGCTTTTAGAGATATTTTCACAACAGGAAGAAGTCAAATGGCAGTTGCTATTATTATTGGGATGGCAGTATCTACTATTGGGGTATTTAGTTATATTATGATTGGTGTTCCACCAAAAATTATGTGGGCAGGACCAAATGCACTTATTGGTGGTTTACTTTTTGGATTTGGAATTGTACTAGCAGGTGGTTGTGAGTGTGGTTGGATGTATAGAGCTGTTGAAGGTCAGGTGCATTTTTGGATAGTTGGAATTGGTAATGTTATTGGCTCAACGCTACTTGCATACATGTGGGACAGTTTCTCTTTATCTTTAGCAACAAGCTGGCCAAAAATCAATTTACTTCAATCTTTTGGAAATTATGGTGGATTATTTATGAACTATATTTTCCTATTTTTACTATTTCTATTAGTCCTAAAATTAGAAAGAAACTACAGAACAACATTAAAAGAAAAGGTAACAAAATGATAAAAAAAGATATTATTCCAGACTATCGAATTGATATGCAAGGTGAACCTTGCCCTTATCCTGCTGTTAAAACTCTTGAAGCAATGAAAGAATTGAAAGAAGGAGAAATTTTGGAGATAATAAGTGATTGTCCTCAAAGTATTCATAATATTCCCCAAGATGCAAAAAATCATGGTTATAAAGTTTTAAGTGTAGATAGTAGTGGACCAACAATCCAATACATTATTCAAAAATAAATAACTAAATTAAATCTAAGTAATTTTTGGATATAACGTTCTTCTATTTAGAAAAAAACAAAAAAATAATAATATTGGCTATAAATAATTAGCCAATGTTAAAGTCGCCAAAAACTATTAAAAAATTTATTTTTTTCTAATAATTTTGTTAAAATACTATAATACAATAAGAAAAGAGAAAAGATGGATTTTAATACTATTTTACAAGAGATTCAAGAAGAGATTCAAAAGTACTTTACAAAAGGGAAATTAGCAAATTACATTCCTATGTTAACCCAAGCCAATGAGAGTGATTTTGCTATGAGTATAATAACCCTTGATAATGAAGAGCACCATATTGGGTGTAGTGATAAAAAGTTTTCTATTCAAAGTATTTCAAAAGTTTTTACTTTTACCCTAGCCCTAGAGTACTATAGCAAAGAGTTATATAAAAGAGTTGGACATGAACCATCTGGAAATCCTTTTAATTCATTGGTTCAATTGGAATACGAAAGTGGAACTCCACGAAATCCATTTATAAATGCAGGTGCGATTGTCACAACTGATTGTTTGACCTCAATTTACAAAAATAATGCCTTTGATGAAATTTTAGCTTTTATGAAAAAAGTTTCACATGAAGAAAATATCACTTATGATGAAGATATTTTTATCTCTGAATTAGGACATGGTTTTCATAACTTTGCACTTATAAATCTAATGAAAAGTTATCAAAATATCAAAAATCCCATAGATGATGTGATTCAAACATATTTTAAACAATGTTCAATCATGATGAATACAAAACAACTTGCCCACTCTATGTTATTTTTAGCAAACCATGGAAAAGATCCCTTTACAAAAGAACAAATTATAAATGAATCAAAAGCAAAAAGAATAAACTCACTAATGCTAACTTGTGGACACTATGATGCAAGTGGTGATTTTGCCTACAGAGTTGGACTTCCTGGTAAAAGTGGTGTAGGAGGAGGAATAGTTGCAGTTGTTCCAAAGAAGATGGCAATATGTGTTTACTCACCAAAACTAAATGTACATGGAAACTCACTAATTGGTACAAAAGCCTTAGAACTTTTTACTACTAAAACAGGGCTTTCAATTTTTTAAATAACTATTTTAAAAGACAAGCCCTCATTTTTATTTTCTGCTGTTATTTGACCATTTAGCTTTTGAGAAACTATCTCTTTAGCTAAATACAAACCTATTCCAGTAGAAGAGCTCTCAGAGAAATCTTTTTGAAAAATTCTTTTTATGATAAAATCGCTTACCCCACCTGCATTATCTTCAAACAAAATTATAGTTTTGTTTTTTGTTTTTTCTACTAAGAGATAGATAAGAGGTTTTTTAATTTTCCTTTGTTCAAAAATCTTAAAAGAATTTTCAAATAAAATCATAATAATATTTAAAAAATAGTTTTTTTCTATTTTCACTTTTAAATTATCATCACATTTGAACCTTATATCTATGAATTTTTTACTAAATTCACTATCTATAAGCTTTATAACATCACTTATTTCATCTTTTATTTTTATTTCTTCAATATTATTTTCATCTTTGTAAAAATTTAATTGACTAAGAGCTGTCTCTTTAAGATAATTTGTGCTTTGTTTTATATTTTTAAGATTATCTTTTATAATCATATTTAAAGTAGGATCTCTGAACTCTTGGGCTATTTCTATGTGATTAACACTATTATAAATACTATTAATAGGAGTTTTCCATTGGTGAGAGATATTTACCATAGTTTGACCTAATAAAGAGAGCTTAGAATACTCATTTAAAAGTTCGGTATTCTTTTCATGTTCTCTTCTTAATCTATATGTTGAATGTATCAAGGCAAATCCTAAGAATAAATCTTGCCCGATAGTTCCTATTGCAAAAAAGTAATAAAATAAACTTTCAAATTTTAAATACCCAAAAAAAACTAAAATAAATACACTTATAAAAATAAAAAATATTCCATTTGAGAAAAAGTAAAAGATAGAGCCCTCTTTTTTTAATATCAATAATCTAATTGAAAATATTAAAAGAGTTAGCATTATTAAAAAAACAAATAAACCAGTAAATTTTGTAGTAAAAAGAATATCATTATACAAAGGATAAAATATTTGTATAAAAGCAATAAATCCAAGTAAAGCTACCAAAACTTTAATAATAATCTTACTCATTTTAAATTCATCTTTTTTAATTTTAAAAAAATATAAAGGAAATAAGCCTAAAAATACCATCGCTAAAGCAGATCCTGAAAAGCCAAAAATAGTATTCAAATAAATTGGAATACCAAATTGATAAAAAAACCCTGATATTGTAAATTGATAAATTATACTAAAGATAGTAAAGAAAGCATAGAGAACATAAGATTTATTTTTCAAAAGAAAAAAAAGTATTAAAGAAAGAATAGTTGTCACACTAAAAAAACCAAAACAATAAAAATATATCAAACTTTGTTCATGATAATAACTATTAAAATCTTCAACACTTTGTATATGCCACTTTATATCCATTGGGCTATAAGTCTTTTGTTTAATATACACCTGTGCTTTTTCATTAACTTGGAGAGTCAAATCAAAATAAGGAACTCGAAAGTGATTATCTCGAATATTATGTACTCTAAAATCTCCTAATTTATATCTCTTTTCTATTTGATTATTTTTTAAGATATATACATCTATTAAATCAATTCCTGCTGTTCTATTATATATCCTTTTCTTAAATATTGACTTTGTATTATTATAAAAATCAAGTTTAATCCATACTACATCTTTGGTAGCACCTAAACTATATTTTTTTATTGGAGAAAAGACTTTATCTTTTTTAATAATTTCTTTTATGTCTAAAGATTTGTTTTTATCAATAAAATATTTTTCATCGACAAGAACTCCTTTAGCAAAAAGCGAAGAGATAAAAATAATAAGTAATATAAAAAATTTCACTTTATTTTTTCACCATATATCCTATATCTTTTATGTTTTCTATAAATTTAATCGGTAGTTTTTTATTTATTTTATAAATTAAAGATATCAATGATTTTTGATTTTGAGAATCTAAAATATTCAATAATTCATCATAATTAACAACTTGATTTACTCTTTTTAGAAGATGCTCTATAATTTTTATCTCATAAGAGGTAAGTTTGTATTCTCTTCCTTCCTCAAAGATTATTTTTTTTGCTCTATCATAATAACAAGTTTGCGAAATCTGATATTTTAATAAACTCTTCTTTTCAATGTTATTTACAAATCTATTTAAAACATTTTTTAATATATCTAACTCATAAGGTTTAATAATATAGTCTAAAAGATTTAATGAAATAGCATTTTTAAGTTTAATCTTATCATCATATGAGCTCATTATAAATGCAGATACTTCATCATCAGTCTCTCTAATTTTTGACAAAAATTCATATCCATTCATAATAGGCATATCATAATCTACTATTAATAAATGACATTCATTTTTAAAATAAGTTTCTAAGGCTTCTTTTCCATTATTTGATATAAATACATTTTTAAAATAGTATTGCAATATTTTTTTTAGACTTTCACAAGCTTTTATATCGTCATCAACATATAAAACATTTAGTTCTTTTAAAATACTTAAGTTATTCATCTAAAAATTTTACCATCTTAAAACTAATTTTAACTCAACAAAAAAATTTAATGCTCTATTTATTGATTTTGTGTTGATTTTGTCATGATAAAATGTTAAAAATATTTTATTAAGGAAAATATATGAAAAGATTAATAGACTTTAGCTCAAGGTTTAGAATCCTAAAAGGTGGAAAGATAAGCATGGTAGTATCAGCTCTATTAGCTAGTACTACTATCTCTTATGCCTCTCCTAGTGGTGGAGTAGTTACAAGTGGAACTGCAAATATCTCTCAAAGTGGAAATACCACAAACATAAACCAATCTACTCATAAAGCAACTATTAATTGGAACAAATTTAACATTTCTAAAAATGAAACAGTAAACTTCAATCAACCAAATGCAAGTTCAATTACATTAAACAGAGTAATAGGAAATGAAAGAAGTGTTATCAATGGAGCACTTAATGCCAATGGTCAAGTTTGGATATTAAACTCAAATGGAGTTTTATTTGGTAAAAATGCTAGTATTAATACAGCTGGTTTATTAGCAACTACAGCCAAACTCTCTGATAATGATTTTAATATAGGAAACTATAACTTTAAAAACACATCTACAAACTCAGTTATAAACTTAGGAACAATAAATATCTCAAATGAAGCCTATGCAATATTAGCTGGAAAAGAAGTAACAAATGAAGGAAGTATAAAAGCAGTAAAAGGAAAAATACATTTAGTAGGAGCAGATGAATATTCTATAAACCTAAATGGTAATTCTTTATTAAACCTAACAGTAAAAAAAGGTATTTTAGATTCTATAGTAAAAAACAGTGGTTCTATAAAAGCAGATGCAGGAGAAATATATCTTACTACAAATGCCGTTAATGAATTACTAAAAGGCGTTGTTAATAATACAGGAGTTATTGAAGCTAATTCAATGGGTGAATTAACTGGTAAGGTTGAACTCTTTGCCCATGGTGGTGAAGCTCAAGTTGGTGGAAGTATTAGTGCTACTGATGGGTTTGTGGAAACTTCGGGGAAAGATTTTACTTTTGATGGTGCAAATATTATTACAAGTAATTGGCTTATTGACCCTGTTGATATTACTATTGATGCTGCCCTTGCAACAGCAATACAAAATGCTTTAGATACAGCAGATGTAACTATAACTACTGATGGAAGTAATACTCCTGATACAAGTAATACAGGAACAAATAGTGAAAGTGCAGGAGAGGGGGATATTACTGTTAATAGTGACATTACTTGGAGCAGTGCTAAGACATTAACACTTAGTGCAGCAAATAACATTAATGTAAATAATAACATTAAAAGCAGTAGCACAGATAATGGAGCAGGAGTTATTTTCTTATTTGGACAGAAAAGTGCAAATGGTGATACAAACACATATTCTATTAAAGATGGAGTAGCAGTAAATGCAAAATCAGTTCAATGGAGAAAAGGGAGTGATAAAACCAGCTTAAGATATGCTATTGTAGATGGAGCTGTTTTTCTTGGTAATAATTATATTGAACTAGGGATTAATAAAAATGGTGGTTTTGGAACAGTGGATAGTACAGGTACTAAAGCAATTCCAACTCCAAGCTTATTTTTTGGTCGACAAGCGGGTAATGGAATTGGAATGGTAGGAGATGCTGATGGATTTAATTCAGGCAAAGACTTAAGAATAGATTATTTTTTACCAGGCACTCCTTATGAAGGATTTAGTGTAAGTTATGATGGAAAAAGTGAACAAAAATGGAATTATACGGCAAATGGCACAACTACTATAGAATTATTAGGTATAGATAGTGATGGTCTTATTCAAGCAAAGACAACAAGTAAGCTTGGTGATTTAGAAATTGAACAAACTATTTCACTAGATTTAGATAGTCGAAAATTTAATAATAAAGTTTCTCTTTCAAATACTGGAACTTCAGATATAAGTAATGTTGTATTTACAAGAAGTGTTGACCCAGATAATACTCAAGATATGGGTGGTGACTATGCTACTATAAATAAAATAGAAAAACTTATATCTGCTGGAGATTCAGTAACCGCAGTAAGTGCAACTAGTATAAAAGGTGATGCATATGAAAAAAGCGCTGGTAATCAAACAAAAATTATTTATTCTACTTCCAATTCAGCAGTAAAAGTAGGATATGGAAAAGCCTTCTTTGACGGAACTATAGCGGGTATGACATCCTCATCCAATGCACTTTCTAATGGTGATACTAAAACTGCTGACGAGGGTATAGGTCTTATTTATTCTATCCCCACATTAGTAAAGGGTACAACATCATCTTTTAATTACTTGACATACTTAACCAACCAAAATATCTTTGGAACACCAACAGCAACAGAAACACCAACAAATAACAATGAAATACAAAAGGTAATTACAACAATTAGCAATAAGAACTTAATCAAATTTGATACACCAAAGGCCTTTAACTTAAATTTAGCGTCACCTAATTCAAATGTAGCTTTAAATACTAATATTAAACCCACAACACAAGTATCCCTTTCAGAACTTAAAAAAGATAATTCAGGTGATATAAGAGTACCTTTATCTTCTAATTCAATAATAGATTTAGTAAATGGTGGAGTGAAACTTCCAGAGGGTGTTGAACAATTATTTTATGTAGAAAATGAAGCGAAATAAGGAACAATATGAAAAGAATAACTAAATTAATAATATTATCTCTAATAACAGCAAGTTCACTCTTTGCCGCAACTCCAAATATAGGAGATGCAGTAAAACAAATACAAGTCCCAAAAGAAGTAAAACAAAAAAAGACTCCTTTAGTGGAAATTGGAGGAGTAAAAAAATATGCTCCTATTATGAAAGATGATAAAAGTGGTAAAACTATATTTGTAAAGAGTTTTAAAATAGAAGGTGCTATTCATCTAAAAGAATCTACCTTACAAAATCTAATCTCTTCATATATGGGAAAAAATCTAAACTTTAACCAACTACAAGAAGTAACATCAATCGTCACAAAATATTATAGAAGTAAAAAATACTTTGTTGCACGAGCATATTTACCTGTACAAGATATAAATAAGAATAATGGAGTAATTACTATTACTATTATTGAAGGTAATTATGGAAAGTTTAATTTAAAAAACAACTCTTTAGTTAAAGATAGTATTGTTCAAGGTATGTTAGATGATGCAAAAAGGGATAATATAGTTTCTACTAATACTTTAGAGCGAGCAATGTTAATTATTAATGACACTCCAGGTGTAAAAGTAACTAGTGCTGATGTTATGCCAGGAGCTGATGTAGGAACTTCTGATTTCTCTATTACAACAGAAAAAACAAAAAGATTTGATGGATATATTTTAGCTGACAATTATGGAAGTAGATATACAGGTAAAAATAGAATCATGGCTGGGGTTAATATTAACTCACCTTTTAAAATAGGAGATAAAATATCATTAAGTGGTCTATTAAGTAATAAGACTGATTTAAAAAATGGAAGAGTAGCATATTCAGCTCCATTGATGTCAAATGGATTAAGAGGAGAACTAAGTTATTCTAAAACTACTTATGCTTTAGGAGATAAATATTCAAGTCTTGATGCAAAGGGTAATTCTACAGCTTTAGATGCTACTTTTACTTATCCAATTATACGAACAAGACTGGAGAATTTAAATGCTTCATTAAATATTGCAAAAAAGAATTTAAAAGATGAAATTAATGCTCAAGATGATACAACAAAAAAAGATGTTAAATCTTTAAGCTTAGGATTAGACTATGATAAGAGTTATTTAGCATTTAATCTTCCTTCTACTTCTAAAGTTAGTTTTAATTATACCTATGGGAAGTTAAGCTTTGATGATGCTAGTAAAGAATCTGATGATAAAGCAGGAGCTAATACAAATGGTAATTATTCTAAAATTAATTTAGATTTATCAAATAGTATTGACTTAACTAATAAGTTATCATTAAACACTTCATTAAACTTACAATATGCCCTAGCACATAAAAACCTAGATGGAAGTGAAGATTTATCTATAGGAGGAGCTTATGGGGTTAAGTTATATCCAGATAGTGAAGTAAGTGCTGAGAATGGATATGTATTTAATATAGAAGCAAAATATAGATTGCCTGATATAAATGCTTTAACAAACACTGTTGGAATCTTTTATGACAGAGGAAGAGCGTTTATGGCAAATAACAATGTAGGCTTTGAAGCTAAATCTTTACAAGATGTTGGTGTTGGATATTATGCTTCATATAAAGACTTCTTTGGTCAAGTTCAAGTTGCTTGGAATGCTAATAGTGCTCCTGTTACTAGTGAGCCTAATAGAAACAGTAGGATTTTATTTCAAGGTGGGTGGGTCTTTTAAATCCTGCCTTTGATTAAAAGAGGTTTTAAATAACTATTTTAAACGACAAGCCCTCATCTTTATTTTCTGCTGTTATTTGACCATTTAGCTTTTGAGAAACTATCTCTTTTGCTAAATATAAACCTATTCCAGAAGAAGAGCTCTCTGAGAAATCTTTTTCAAATATCTTTTCTATGAAATCTTCACTTACTCCACCTGCATTATCTTCAAAAATAATTTCAAGTTTTTTCTCTATTTCTTTTACTAAAATTCTTATTTTAGGACTTTTTATCTTTCGTCGTTCAAAAGCTTTTAGGGAGTTTTCAAATAAAATCATTAACACATTTAAAAAATAGTTTTTCTCTATTTTTATTTTTATCTTATCATTACAATCAAAACTTATCTTAATATCTTTTTTTATAAACTCCTTTTCCATAAGTCTTATTACATAGTTTATCTCTTCACAAAACTCAACTTCTTCAATATTTTTTTCTTCTTTATAAAAATGCAACTGCCCAAGAGCTGTCTCTTTTAAATAAGAAGTTGTCTCTTTTATAATTTCAAGATTATTATCAATAATTGTATCTATATTTTTATCTTTGAATTCACGGGCAGCTTCTATATAAGTGATACTGCTATAAATATTATTTATAGGTTCTTTCCACTGATGGGAAATATTTACCATAGTTTGCCCTATAAAACTAAGTTTTGAATATTCACCTAAAAGTTCAATGTTTTTCTCATTTCTTTCTCTCATTACATATACAGAATAAAGTAACCCAATGGCTAAAACCATATCTTGCCCAATGGCTCCTATTGAAATAAAGTAATATAAAAAACCTGCATATTTTAAAATACCAAAAGCGACGAGTATATACAAGCCTGCAAAAAAGAAATAAACAATATTTGCCAATAAATAAAAAATAGAACCATCTTTTTTTAAAAGAAACATTCGAATTGAAAATATCAAAATAGTAAGCATAAGTATAAAGATAATATAAACATAAAATTTACTAAAATAAAGCACATCAGGATAAATGCGATAAAAGAACTGTGTAAAAGCAAAAATAGTAAGTAAAACAATAGATATTTTTATAATAGTTTGTGTAATTTTAAATTCATTTTTTTGGATATTGAAAAAATATAAGGGAAACAAACCAAATAAAATCATTGCAAAAGCAGGAATAAAAAAGATAAAAAATTTATTTAAATCAAGTGGAATACCCAATTGATATAAAAATCCAGCTACAGAAAGTTGAAAAATCCCAACAGATAAGGTAAATAAAGAATAAATTAAAAAATGCTTCTTTTTAAAAATAAAATAAAGAGTAAAACCAAGAACAATCATCACAAGTAAAATACCGGCAAAAAATGCGTATATCAATCCTTGAAAGAAATAATAAGTTTCAAAATCTTTGATATTAATTATATTCCACCTTATTTCCATAGTGCCATAAGTTTTTTGTTTTATAAATATCTCTACTTTTTGTAAAGGTTGAAGTTCAATATCAAAGTAAGAAATCCTAAAATCATTCTCTCTTTTATTATGTTCTCTTAGGTTTCCTAGTTTGTAAGTTTTTGTTATTTGATTATCTTTTACTAAAAAAACATCAATTAAATTTATTCCTGCCATTTTATTATTTATTCTTTTTTTTAAATTGTGTTTTGTGTTATTTTTTAAATCAATTTTTATCCAGACAGAACTTTTTGTTATCCCTAAATTGTATTTTTTTATAGGAATAAAATCATCTTTGTGATTCATTATCTCTTGTATATTTAAAGAGTTATTCGTATCTACAAAATACTTTTCTACAACATCTAAATCATGGGCAAAAATTGAGGTAATAAAAATAAAAAATAAAATAAATAACTTCATACTATCTTTTCAACCAATATCCCATATCTTTTACATTTTCTATAAGTTTGATATTTAGTTTTTTGTTTATATTATAAACTGAATTTATCAAAGATTTTTGATTACTTGATTCTAAAATATATAAAAGCTCATCATATTTAATAACTTGATTTTTATATCTAAAAAGATATTCGATAAGTTTTATTTCATAAGAGGTAAATTTATACTCTTTTGAGTCATCAATAAAAGTCCTTTTTAATCTATCGTAAAAAAGAGTCTCAGTAACATAGTATCTTATTAGCTCCTTTTTTTCTAAACTTTTCACAAATTTATTTAGAACATCTTTTAACTCATCCAAGCCATAAGGTTTGACAATATATTCCAAAAGATTTAAGCCAATTGCATTTTTGAGTTTAACTTTATCATCATAAGAACTTATAATCATAGCAGATATCTCATCATCTTTTTCTCTTATTATTTGCAAAAATTCATAACCATTCATAATAGGCATATCATAATCTACTATTAAAAGATGACACTCTTTTGTATTATATATCTCTAATGCTTCTTCTCCATTATGAGCTATAAATACATTCTTAAAATAATATTCCAAAGTCTTTTTGATATTTTCACAAGCTTGAATATTATCATCTACATGTAATACATTTAATTCTTTTAATATATCTAAATTATTCATGGAAAAGATTATATCATTAATAAAAATAAAAATAGATTCTAAAATTTACAAGTCTTTTACTTTCTAATGATTTTGCAATGATTTTGAGTTGCTAATATTTAGCTATTAAAAATTATTTAACAAAAAAGAAGTTTACTAAATGACAAAAAGAATATTATTTTTAACACTTTTTATAACATCACTACTGTTTTCAAAAGAAACTCTAACCTCATATGACCAAGCAGTAAAACTGTTTAATGAAAAGAGTTATGAGAAAGCTTACGAAATATTTCTTTCTTTATCAAAAAATGATTTGGAAAACCAAAATCTAAACTTCTATCTTGGAAGATGTGAATATGAACAAGGAAAATATGATATAGCAATAAGTTATTATGAAAGAATACTTTTTGCTCAACCAAATAATTTAAGAGCTCAAATAGAAATAGCCCAAAGTAATTTGATGCTAAAAAATTATACTCAAGCAATAAAAGACTTTAATGCTGTTTTAGTAAATGCAGATACTCCAGCTGATGTAAAAAAAAGTATTGAAGAAAGACTTGCATACATAAAACAAACTATGCAAAAACACTTTATAAGTGGTGCTTTAGTATTTGATTTAAGTTATGATTCAAATGTAAATAACTCAGCAACAGCAGGTGAGTACTCAGTCTTTGTACCCC
This portion of the Arcobacter nitrofigilis DSM 7299 genome encodes:
- the yedE gene encoding selenium metabolism membrane protein YedE/FdhT, which codes for MVTSYNFLVDLSSWGYYKIMGMQGNSFTRVDGVMIIGMFAGCIAAAFWGNNVKLRMPASKIRIFQALFGGIIAGFGARLGMGCNLASLFTGIPQFSLHAWLFTLAMIVGVYIGARVTLLPFFQSKMKMQKVSCSTTLNTDTKNVKSLFTIGTLVFIAMIIWALYLIFIQQTTKLGIAMLFGAGFGLLIAKAQICFTSAFRDIFTTGRSQMAVAIIIGMAVSTIGVFSYIMIGVPPKIMWAGPNALIGGLLFGFGIVLAGGCECGWMYRAVEGQVHFWIVGIGNVIGSTLLAYMWDSFSLSLATSWPKINLLQSFGNYGGLFMNYIFLFLLFLLVLKLERNYRTTLKEKVTK
- the yedF gene encoding sulfurtransferase-like selenium metabolism protein YedF, with product MIKKDIIPDYRIDMQGEPCPYPAVKTLEAMKELKEGEILEIISDCPQSIHNIPQDAKNHGYKVLSVDSSGPTIQYIIQK
- a CDS encoding glutaminase; translation: MDFNTILQEIQEEIQKYFTKGKLANYIPMLTQANESDFAMSIITLDNEEHHIGCSDKKFSIQSISKVFTFTLALEYYSKELYKRVGHEPSGNPFNSLVQLEYESGTPRNPFINAGAIVTTDCLTSIYKNNAFDEILAFMKKVSHEENITYDEDIFISELGHGFHNFALINLMKSYQNIKNPIDDVIQTYFKQCSIMMNTKQLAHSMLFLANHGKDPFTKEQIINESKAKRINSLMLTCGHYDASGDFAYRVGLPGKSGVGGGIVAVVPKKMAICVYSPKLNVHGNSLIGTKALELFTTKTGLSIF
- a CDS encoding sensor histidine kinase — protein: MKFFILLIIFISSLFAKGVLVDEKYFIDKNKSLDIKEIIKKDKVFSPIKKYSLGATKDVVWIKLDFYNNTKSIFKKRIYNRTAGIDLIDVYILKNNQIEKRYKLGDFRVHNIRDNHFRVPYFDLTLQVNEKAQVYIKQKTYSPMDIKWHIQSVEDFNSYYHEQSLIYFYCFGFFSVTTILSLILFFLLKNKSYVLYAFFTIFSIIYQFTISGFFYQFGIPIYLNTIFGFSGSALAMVFLGLFPLYFFKIKKDEFKMSKIIIKVLVALLGFIAFIQIFYPLYNDILFTTKFTGLFVFLIMLTLLIFSIRLLILKKEGSIFYFFSNGIFFIFISVFILVFFGYLKFESLFYYFFAIGTIGQDLFLGFALIHSTYRLRREHEKNTELLNEYSKLSLLGQTMVNISHQWKTPINSIYNSVNHIEIAQEFRDPTLNMIIKDNLKNIKQSTNYLKETALSQLNFYKDENNIEEIKIKDEISDVIKLIDSEFSKKFIDIRFKCDDNLKVKIEKNYFLNIIMILFENSFKIFEQRKIKKPLIYLLVEKTKNKTIILFEDNAGGVSDFIIKRIFQKDFSESSSTGIGLYLAKEIVSQKLNGQITAENKNEGLSFKIVI
- a CDS encoding response regulator transcription factor, translated to MNNLSILKELNVLYVDDDIKACESLKKILQYYFKNVFISNNGKEALETYFKNECHLLIVDYDMPIMNGYEFLSKIRETDDEVSAFIMSSYDDKIKLKNAISLNLLDYIIKPYELDILKNVLNRFVNNIEKKSLLKYQISQTCYYDRAKKIIFEEGREYKLTSYEIKIIEHLLKRVNQVVNYDELLNILDSQNQKSLISLIYKINKKLPIKFIENIKDIGYMVKK